The following are encoded together in the Oncorhynchus gorbuscha isolate QuinsamMale2020 ecotype Even-year linkage group LG03, OgorEven_v1.0, whole genome shotgun sequence genome:
- the taf11 gene encoding transcription initiation factor TFIID subunit 11: MADPARIKTESNSENSLAARESPKAEDTEELPVTSDADTESKDSSSQSLKREHKQDSVAGDDEDEGTSDQPASKKLKVEPEKKKEKRQKVDEDEIQKMQVLVSSFSEEQLNRYEMYRRSAFPKAAIKRLIQSITGSSVSQNVVIAMSGISKVFAGEIVEEALDVCEKWGDTPPLQPKHMREAVRRLKSREQIPNTKHKNILFH; encoded by the exons ATGGCAGACCCAGCTAGGATAAAGACTGAATCCAACTCTGAGAATTCATTGGCTGCTAGAGAAAGCCCTAAAGCCGAAGACACTGAAGAATTGCCTGTGACCTCGGATGCAGATACCGAATCAAAAGATTCCTCCTCACAATCACTCAAACGCGAACACAAACAG GACTCTGTTGCTGGAGATGATGAGGATGAGGGAACCTCAGATCAACCAGCTTCCAAAAAACTAAAAGTTGAGCCTGAGAAGAAAAAGGAGAAGCGGCAAAAGGTTGACGAGGATGAGATACAGAAGATGCA GGTTTTGGTCTCATCCTTCTCTGAGGAGCAGCTTAACCGCTATGAGATGTATAGACGCTCTGCTTTCCCCAAAGCTGCCATCAAGAGG CTGATACAGTCCATTACAGGATCCTCAGTCTCTCAAAATGTGGTTATTGCCATGTCTGGTATTTCCAAGGTCTTCGCTGGAGAAATAGTGGAGGAAG CTCTGGATGTGTGTGAGAAGTGGGGGGACACGCCTCCCCTGCAGCCCAAGCACATGAGGGAGGCTGTCAGGAGGCTGAAGAGCAGAGAGCAGATCCCCAACACCAAGCACAAGAACATCCTCTTTCACTGA